Below is a window of Bacillales bacterium DNA.
AACGGCTTGCTCACGTACGACCGCCAACCGAAATGCGATCTCGCGAAAATCAAGGAGATTAATCGATAAAAGAATGAGGCTGACACGAGAAGGTCGTTAAAAAGCGACGGGGCGCGTCAGCCTTATGACATTCGATCATTCAACCGAGTCAACTGACGACAGCTAAGAATTTATAGGGTGTCACCAAATGTAAGACACATTTGGGACACCTTTTTTTACTGGCGGCGAATTATCGCTCACCACGGTTCTTATTTTCTCGAAAAATCCCGTTTTTAGATGAAATCGCGCATGAGGTGCGCTATTTTCTGAATGCACACGAATGCAAGCCGCAACTTTCGCTATTTTTCAGAAATAGCGTGTTCAGTGAGCGATATTAAAAAAACAGCGGCTCATTTGGGATAATAGCGACTCTCATGAGCGATTCCCCCAACGTCAATCCCGTTACCCTTCAAACCTCTCCAAAAAATGCTCCGCATTTTTTGACAAGTAGCGGTCCTTCATCCAAATGACCGCCGATTCCGACAGCAGCGGCGGTCCTTCGATGCGCAGCACTCGGCGGCCGGCGCCGTACGGCGGCAGCAAGGTCGATTCCGGCAGCACGGCGGCGCCGACGCCGGCCGTGACGAGCTCTAGCAGCATCGCCGCATCCGGGCATTCGCATACGACGTTCGGCTCGAGACCGTGGTCCTTGAAGTGGTTGACCACGGTCTCGAATTGGCCGACTCCGCTGATTCGGTGCAAAAGCACCAGCGGCATCGCGGCCAATTTTTCAAGCGGGATGTTTTCTTCCCGCCCTTGTGTCCACGCTTCCGGGACGACGGCTACGTACGGCTCCTGCGGCAACGGCAAGGCATGAAAATCGCTCATCTCCAGCGGCAGCCGGACGATCGCCAACTCGATCTCGCGGTTGCGCAAGTTTTCCGCCATCCGAAACGAATCCCCGCTGCGCAAATGAAAGGTCACGAGCGGGTATTTCTTGCGAAACGCCCGTATCCGCTCCGGCATCGGCGCGAAACATGATTTCACGCAGCCGATCGACAAGGTTCCCCGCAATCCGTGGCCGGTTTCCTTTACCTCCTTGACCGTTTCCTCCATCTGATGAAGGAGCGTTTCCGCCTTTTCAAGCAACACTTCGCCCGCTTTCGTCAATTCCATTTTCCGTCCGTTTCTTTCGATCAACAGGACGCCGAGTTCTTCTTCCAACTGTTTCAATTGCTGGCTCAACGGCGGCTGCGCCATATGCAGTTTTTTTGCGGCGCGCGTAATTTGTCCTTCGCGGGCAATCGTGACAAAGTATCGAAGGTGGCGAAAATCCATCACTCTCTCCTCCTGTTTCATATGAAATAAATATTAAATAACTACAAAATTAATATTTTTCATATATTATAACGCGTGCTATAGTGAAATTGTAAAGAAAATTGTGATAGATCACACAGAAAGCGAATGAGGGGCAGCCAGAGGGTTGGTGCTGCACAAAACAATACGGGAGTGATTCTATGGCAACGATCGAAGAGGTGAAACAACGTCTGCGGGGATCGGTAGCCCCGATCATCACGCCGTTTAATGAAAGCGGTTCCATTGACTACGGAACGCTTTCGGACTTGATCGACTGGCACATAGAAAACGGCAGTCACGGCATATCGGTCACCGGTACGACGGGGGAACCGAGCTCATTGACGATCGAAGAACGCGTGAAAGTCATGGAAACCGCGCATCGAGCGGTGAACGGCCGAGTGCCGTTTGTGCCCGGTACGGGGTCGACGAATCACGCCGAGACGATGGAGTTGACGAAGAAAGCCGAGGAAATCGGCGCCGATGCGGCGCTCGTCATTGTGCCGTACTACAACAAACCATCGCAGCACGCGTTGTACAAACATTTCCGCACGGTAGCTGAATCCGTCGACATTCCGATTGTCATTTACAACATTCCAGGACGAACCGCTGTAAATCTTGAAGTCCAAACGCTTGCAAGGCTTGCTGAAGATTGCCCGAATATTATCGGCGTGAAAGAATCGAACAAAGACTTTGAGCATGTCAACCGTGTGTTACTCAATTGCGGCCGCGATTTCCTGCTGTTTTCCGGCATTGAACTATTGTGCTATCCGATGCTCGCGATCGGCGGGGCAGGATACATCAGTGCGACAGCCAATGTGGTCCCCGACAAAGTGGCGGAGCTATATGACGCGTGGAGCGACGGCAACGTCCAACGGGCTCAGGACTTGCATTACGAATTGATGCCGCTCAACGACGTGCTTTTCAAAGATACGAATCCGGCACCGCTGAAGGCGGCTCTCGGCATGATCGGAAAGATTCATCCGGCGCTGCGTTTACCGATGGATTTGCCTTCGGAACCGTTGCAGGCAGAAATTCGCGAGGTGCTCAGCCGATACGTGAACATCCCGGGGAACGCTTAGGAGGGAACCGAATGGAAGACATCCAACTGTACATCAATGGCCGATTCGTGAACGCTGGGTCTGGCGAGACGTTCGACAACTACAACCCTTATACGAATGAAAAAATTAACGCCGTCGCCGCGGGGGGCAAAGCGGATATCGACGCAGCCGTCCAGGCCGCCCACGAAGCGTTTCGGAGCGGTCCGTGGGGGCGGATGAAGGTGAGCGAGCGGCTCACCTACATTCGCCGCATCGCCGATGTGATCGACGCTCACATCGACGAAATCGCTCCGCTCGAATCGCTCGACACCGGGCTGCCAATCAGCCAGACGAAGAAGATGGTCGCCCGTGCGGCGCAAAATTTCCGCTTTTACGCGGAAATGGTATCGAGCCGCATGGTCGGCGAAGCGTACCGCGTCGACAACGAGTTTCTCAATTACACGATTCATAAGCCGGTCGGCGTCGCCGGGTTGATCACGCCGTGGAATGCGCCGTTCATGCTCGAGACGTGGAAGATCGCGCCGGCGCTCGCGACCGGCAACACGGTCGTGTTGAAGCCGGCGGAACTGTCGCCGCTGACGGCGAACCGGCTCGCGGAAATTATCGCCGAAGCTGAGCTGCCGGACGGCGTGTTCAACGTCGTTCACGGATTCGGCGAAACGGCCGGCGCGTCGCTTGTCGCGCATCCGGACGTGAAGCTGATTTCCTTCACCGGCGAAACGGTGACCGGCTCGGAAATTATGAAAAACGGCGCGGACACGTTGAAGCGGTTCTCGATGGAACTCGGCGGCAAGTCGCCGATCATCGTCTTCGACGATGCCGATTTCGACCGCGCGCTCGACGCGTGTACATGGGGAATCTTCTCTTTCAACGGCGAGCGCTGCACGGCGAATTCGCGGCTGTTCGTGCAGGAATCGCTGCACGACCGATTCGTGGAAGCGTTGAAAGAGCGGGTGGCGAACATCGTCGTCGGGGATCCGATGGACGAGAAGACGCAAGTCGGACCGCTCATCCACCGGGAACATTTCAACAAGGTGAAGTCGTATATCGAGACGGCTAAGGAAGAAGGCGCCGAAATTGTAAGCGGTGTCATTCCTGAAGAACATGGGCGCGGCAATTTCGTGGCCCCGACGCTGCTCTTGAACGTGACGAACGACATGCGTGTCGCACAGGAAGAAATTTTCGGTCCGGTGCTCGCGGTCATGACGTTTAAAGACGAAGCAGAAGCGATCCAGCTTGCCAACGACATCAAATACGGTTTGGCCGGTTACGTGTGGACGAAAGACATACAGCGCGGCCATCGTGTCGCTCAATCGGTCGACGCGGGCATGCTTTGGATCAACGCGCAAAACGTCCGTGACTTGCGCATCCCGTTCGGCGGGTCGAAGGCGAGCGGAATTGGGCGCGAAGGCGGGCATTACGCATTCGAATTTTATACCGAAACCCAGGTCATTCACGTCGCGCTCGGAGAGCATCACATTCCGCAGTTCGGCAAGATACCTAAACGATAACGGAGGCGATGGAGATGCCGGCGAAAACAGGCCAGCAATACATTGAACGATTAAAGAAAGCGAAAAACAACGTCTACATTCACGGCGAAAGAGTTGAGGACGTCACGGAGCATCCGGCGTTCAAAGGCGTTGTCCGTTCGATGGCGGATTTGTACGATTTGCAGCACGAAAAACCTGAAAAAATGCTTTATGAATCACCGACGACAGGCGATCTTGTCGGAAAAACGTTCATGGAGCCAAAGACGATCGACGATTTGATCGCGCGCCGCGAGGCGATCATGGAGTGGCAGCGGTATTCCGGCGGTTTGATGGGACGTTCGCCTGATTATTTGAACGCCGACGTGATGGCGATGGGCGCCGCGTACGAATTTTTCGCCGAAGGCGATCCGATGTTTGCGGAAAACGCGAAGCGTTACGCGGAATATGCGCGCGAGAATGATTTGAGCTTGACGCATACGCTCATTCACCCGCAAGTGAACCGGGCGAAAGCGCAGCATGAGCAGAAAGATGCGAATGTTGCTCTGCATCTCGTTGAAAAAAATGACGACGGCATTATCGTCGACGGCGTTCGTTTGCTTGCCACGCAAGGAGCGATCACCGACGAAATTCTCGTCTTTCCTTCGACGGTGAAGAAAGCAGGGGAGCTCGACGATCCGTATTCGCTCGCGTTCGCGCTTCCGAACAACACGCCGGGCTTGAAATATTTGAGCCGCGAGTCGTTCGACTACGGCAAGAATGAATACGACCATCCGCTCGGCTCGCGCTTCGAAGAAGGCGACACGATCGTGTCGTTCGAAAACGTGCTCGTGCCGTGGGACCGCGTGTTTATCTTGGAAAATTCCTCGGTATGCAACCGCGCGTTTCGTGAAACGAACGCGGTCGTGCATATGGCGCACCAAGTCATTGCGAAAGACATCGCCAAAACGGAGTTTTTGCTCGGTGTCGTGTTGAGCGTGATGGATGCGATCGGCATCGACGGCTTCCAGCACGTGCAAGACAAAGGGACGGAAATCATGCTGACGCTCGAAACGATGAAATCGCATTTGTTCCGTGCGGAGCATAATGCGAAGCTCGATCGCTGGGGTATGATGACGCCTGATTACGAGGCGCTCGATGCGGCGCGCAACTGGTTTCCGCGCGTATATCCGCGGATGGCGGAAATCGTTCGCATCCTCGGAGCATCCGGCATGATGGGCATCCCGACGCAAGCCGACTATGAAAATGAAGAAATCGGCACGCTCTTAAACCGCGCCACGCAAGGCAAGAACGTCGAAGGCTATGAGCGTGTGCAGTTGTTCCGGCTCGCATGGGATTTGACGATGAGCGCGTTCGGCAGCCGGCAAACGCATTATGAATATTATTTCTTTGGCGATCCGATCAAGATGGGCATGGCTTACTTCAACAATTACGACAAAGAGCCGTACAAGGCGCAAATTCGCGATTTTCTCGGACGTTCCAAACAATCGCGGCCAACTTTTGTGAAGGCGTAAGGGGGGGACGGCATGAACTTTAACATATTGCGTGCGGCGCGGGCGGTCGTGCGTGTGACTGACCTTGATGCTGCCCGCAAATTTTACGTCGACGCCCTTGGTTTCGTCGAAACGGAAGCGGACGCGGAAACGATTTATCTTCGCGGCCTAGAGGAGCATGTGCATCATTGCTACGTATTGAAAAAAGCAGCTCAACCGGGCGTGGAAGCAATCAGTTACAAAGTCGCTTCGGAAAGCGATCTTGATCAGCTTGCAGTCCATTTCGAACGGAAGGGCATGGCGACGGTGTGGCTGGAAAAAGGCGAGCAACATGCGGTTGGACGTGCGCTCAGGGTTCGTGACGTTTCCGGCATTCCGGTCGAGTTTTTCGCGGAAATGACGACCGTCGACCGTTTGCTGCAACGTTATGACATGTACAAAGGTTCTCGCATGCAGCGGATCGATCATTTTAACTGCATGGTGCCCGATGTTGAGAAAGCGTACGATTTTTATATCAATGAACTCGGTTTTGCTTGTTCCGAATATACTGCGAATGACGAAGAACGCATTTGGGCTGCGTGGCTGCACCGGAAACCGGCGGTGCATGATGTCGCCTACATGAACGGCGAAGGCCCGCGCCTCCATCATGTCGGCTTTTGGTTGAGCGACCCGATGAGCGTCATCCATACGTGCGACGTCCTTGCTTCGCTCGGCTATGGCGATCACATCGAACGCGGCCCCGGCCGGCACGGTCTGTCGAACGCCTTTTTCCTTTATTTACGCGATCCTGACGGCAACCGCGTTGAACTGTACACGGGCGATTATTTGACGAGTGACCCGGATTTCAAGCCGATTCGCTGGGATTTGAACGATTCGCGCCGGCAAACATTCTGGGGCCATGAAGCGCCGGACAGCTGGTTCGCCGAGGCGACACCGTTTCTGGATATCAATGGCGAATCAGAAGTGAAGCAGCAGCCGGCGAAGTTGAAGCAGAGCAAACCGAATTTCGTAACTTGAGGAGGCGATCGTTTGCAAGTCACACATGTGAAGCATCAAGAGAAAGCAACGATCGACAGCGGCAGCCCGCTCGTGATGGCGCTCGGTTTCTTCGACGGCGTGCATCTCGGGCACCAAGCCTTGCTGCGTGAGGGGAAACGGAAGGCGGAGGCTGCCGGCTGCCGCTTGGCGGTAATGACATTTTGGCCGCATCCGAATGAAGTGTTGAAAGGCGAACGAAACCGGAACTATTTAACCCCGCTCAGCAAGAAGATCGAAACGTTCGCCGCTTTCGGCGTCGACCAAGTGTTTGTTGTCGCGTTTGACCGGACGTTTGCCGCGCTGCCGGCTCGTGATTTTGTCGCTCAGTATGTGACGGCTTTGAACGTCCGCCATGTGGTCGTCGGATTTGACTTCACGTTCGGTTTCAAAGCGGAAGGGGATGTCCGCCTGCTCAGGCAATTGAGCAAAGAAAGGCGTTTCGGTCTTTCCGTCGTGCCGAAAAAAACGTACCGCCGCGAAAAAATCAGCTCAAGTGCTTTGCGGCAACTGTTGGCCGACGGCGACCTTGCGCTCGTCCCGTATTATTTGGGACGGCGGTATGAAATCGATGTCGATTCAGCATCGATGAAAGACGACAAGTGCTGGGAGATCGTACCGGCGGACAGGTCGCTGTTGCCGATGCCGGGGCGGTACCATGTCGAGTATTTCGACGGAAGGGGTGTTGCGAAAGCGGTGTTCGAACGGTTTGACGACGCGCGGAACTCGTGCGAGCTCACTTTTGTCGACAGTAGCGGCCAACGGAACCTGCAACAGGGAAAGTTGCTTTTCATCAACCGGATTCCGTCCGTGGAGGAAAAGTCCGGATAATGGAGGAGGGGATCGCAAAATGGACGACAGAACGTTTCGGAATGCGATGGGGAAATTTGCGACGGGCGTGACAGTCATTACGACGGCGGTCGACGGGGAAATTCACGGAATGACCGCGAACGCGTTCATGTCGGTTTCGATCAATCCGAAACTCATTTCCATTTCTATCGACGAAAAAGCGAAAATGCTCGAAATGATTCACCGTTCCGGCATGTTTACCGTCAACATTTTGTCGGCCGAACAAGAGGACGTCTCGAAACATTTTGCCGGGCAATTGCAAGAGAAGCCGACGTTTCGATTTGAGCGGCTCCGCGAGCTGCCCGTCATCGAAAACGCCTTGGCCAACATCCTGTGTGAAGTCGACAGCTCGTACAAAGCAGGCGACCATACCATTTTTATCGGAAAAGTGCTTGATTTGACCATTCGCGAAGGGCACCCGCTGACGTTCTACGAAGGAAGATACGGATTTGCCAATACGAGTTGAAGAAAGAGAACTTCTCTTTCTTCAGCACTCTGTGCATCACGCATACCAATTTTATGAAAATGGGGGGGTTTCAAATGAACAAGAAGCTTTTGTCCATCGTTGTCGCTGTCTTGTTGCTTATGATGACTGCGTGTTCTTCGGGCGGTTCGAAAACGTCCGGGGGCGGATCGGGCGCGGATTCGGAAACGATTAAGATCGGCGGGATCTTTTCTTCATCGGGGGGAGCGTCTCCGCTCGGTAAACCGGAACTGGACACAGTGAAAATGCTAACGAAAGAAATCAATGACAACGGCGGGATTAACGGGAAAAAGATTGAACTCATTCCTTATGATGCAAAATCCGACCAAAACGAAGCCGTGTTAGCAATGAAAAAATTGACTGAACAAGATCACGTTGTGGGCATTATCGGCGGAACGACAAGCGGAAATACGCTGGCGATGATTCCGCTGGCGGAGAAAGCGGAAGTGCCGTTTATTTCCCTGGCCTCGAGCAAACAAATTGTTCATCCGGACGACGGCTCATCGCGAAAATGGATTTTCAAAACAGCGCAAGGCGATGACATTGTCATTCCGAGAATCTTGAACTATTTGAAAGACAAAGGCTGGACGAAAGTCGCGTGGATGAATGTCGCCAACTCGTTTGGTACGGGCGGTCACGAAACGTTCAAGGCGCTCGCTTCCGATTACGGTGTACAAGCTGTCATTGAAGAAGAATTCGAAGCGGACGTGAAAGATGCCAAGTCGATGTTGACACGCGTGAAAAAAGCCGACCCGCAAGCCATTATCGTCTGGGGAACGGCGCAGGAATCGGCAGTCGTGACGAAAAACATTCGCCAATTGGGCATGGATGTGCCGATTATCGAAAGCCACGGCATTGCATCGAAAGATTTCATCAAATTGGCGGGTGACGCGGCCAACGGGGTCGTTTTTCCGGGCGGACGGCTGCTCGTCGCCGATCAAGTGCCGGATGCAAACGCCCAGAAGAAAAACTTGATGGATTACAAAAAAGATTTTTCGGAACATTACGACTACCCGGTCAGCACGTTCGGCGGCCATGCGTGGGATGCGTTCCACATCATGATCGAAGCCATTAAAGCGGAAGGCGCCGATCCTGCGAAGATCCGCGATCATATCGAAAATGAAACGAAAGATTTTGCGGGCATTACCGGCGTGTTCAACATGAGTCCGGATAATCATAACGGCCTTTCGGCAGACAGTCTCGTCATGATTCAAGTGAAAGATGGGGAGTGGACTTTGGTGAAATAAGGCACGGAAGGGAAAGCGGGACACTGAAAGCTCCCGCTTTTCCCCTTTCGCTACAGGGGTGAGATCAAACATGGAACTTGTCAGCCAACTGCTGCAGCTATTCTTTTCAGGCCTGACCGTCGGCAGCATCTATGCGCTTATCGCGATCGGTTTTGTTGCGACGTACAACGTTACGGGCGTACTGAATTTCGCGCAAGGAGAATTCGCCATGTTCGGCGCACTGACGTGCATTTCCCTTGTCGGGTTCGGCATGCCTTTATTTGCTGCCGTCGTTTGCAGCATACTTATCGTTACGATTCTCGGAGCCGTCTTCGAGCGGCTCGCGATTCATCCCGCCCGCCGCTCGTCCGTTCCCGTCATGATCATCATTACGATCGGTGCCTCGATTGCCTTACGCGGCATCGGCATGATGATTTGGGGAACGAATCCGCATACATTGCCTCCTTTTACGAAAGGCGAATCGATTCATTTGCTGCATGCGGTCATTTTACCGCAAAATTTATGGGCGATCGGCATCGCTCTGGCCAGTCTCGTCGGCATGTATGTGTTTTTCAATAAAACTTATACCGGGAAGGCGGTTACTGCTTGCGTCGTCAATCGGTACGCGGCACGGTTGATGGGCATTCATCCGGAATGGATGTCGCTGGCGGCCATTTCCGTATGTGCCGGCCTCGGCGCGCTCGGCGGCATTGTCATCGCTCCGATTTCCGGCGCGACGTACAACATGGGCCTCATGCTCGGCATGAAGGCATTCGTCGCCGCCGTCATCGGCGGCTTGACGAACGCACCCGCTGCCGTCGTCGGTGCCTTCATCATCGGCATTCTTGAATCTTTTACCGCCGGCTTATGGACGACCGGCTTTCAAGACGCCGTCAGCTTCGCGATTTTGCTCATCGTGTTATTTTTATTGCCAAACGGCATTTTCTCGAAATCATCAGGGAAAAGGGTGTGAGCGCGTCTATGGCCAAGGCTATACGGAACATTTACAATCGCAGCTTAACCGGCCCGTTGCTCGTTTGCCTGTTTCTCGCGCTTCTTCCTGTCGGGTTTCCTTCGAATTACATTTTGAGCATACTCATTATCGTTGCGTTTTACACGATTGTCGGCACCGGACTCACACTTCTCATGGGCTATGCGGGGCAAATTTCACTCGGGCACGCCGCTTTTTACGGCATCGGTTCGTACACGTCCGCAATCTTAAGCGCCCATGCTGGACTTTCTCCATGGCTGGCGATGCTCGCTGGCATGGTTTTATCGGCGCTCGTCGCTTTCATCGTTGGCATTCCGACGTTAAAGCTGAAAGAACATTATTTGGCGTTGGCGACATTAGGATTCGGTGTCATCGTTTTCGTGTTTTTCAAAGAGTTGGACGGTCTGACCGGCGGTTTAAATGGATTTTTCGGCATTCCGTCGATCAGCCTGTTCGGCTTTCCGTTTGACAACGATTTTCGATTTTATTATTTAATTTGGACGTTGGCGATGCTCGGCATTATCTTTGCGAGAAACGTCGTCCAGTCCCGCGTCGGCAGAGCATTGCAAGCCGTCAAAGACAGCGAAACGGCCGCGAATTCGCTCGGAGTACCTGCACAAAAATACAAGTTGCAAATCTTCGTGCTAAGTGCCGTTTATGCCTCGGTGGCAGGCAGTTTGTACGCGCATTACGTTTCTTTTATCAACCCGGAGCTGTTTAACGTGAAAACGTCGCTCGATTTCCTCATCATGGTCGTCATCGGCGGCAGCGGCATGGTTTGGGGCGGCGTCATCGGGGCGGCAGTCTTCGTGATCCTCGGGGAAATTTTAAAAGAAATTTTGCCTTACTTCACGGACGCGAGCGGTGAATTTCAGATCGTGTTGTTCGGAGTCTTGCTCGTCGTGATTCTCATATACATGCCGCGCGGACTCGGCCCAATGGTTGTACAAACGGCGAAAAACCGGCTTCGTTTCGGTAAAAGAAAGGCAGCCGCTGCTTCCGGAGGTGATCGAAGTGCTTGAAGTGCGGGGACTTTCGAAGTTTTTCGGCGGGGTGTCGGCGGTTGATGACGTCTCATTCACGGTTCATCCCGGGGAGATTGTCGCCTTGATCGGTCCGAACGGTGCGGGCAAAACAACGCTTTTCAACGTCGTTTCCGGCATTTTTCCGCCTTCGGCCGGGGAGGTCGTCTTCGCGGATCAAACGATCACAAAGAAAAAAACACACGAGATTGCCCAACTCGGCATTACCCGGACGTTTCAAAATTTGCAAGTGTTCAACGGGATGACCGTCGTCGAAAACGTCATGGCCGGGCAACATATTTTATTGAAATCGGGCATTTTTTCATCGGGCTTTCGCTTGAAGAAAGTTTACCGGGAAGAGCAGGAAACGCTGGCGGAAGCGCTCAACTGGTTGGAACGGGTCGGTTTGCGGGACTATGCGTATCAACATGCAGAAACGCTGCCGTATGGGAACCAGCGGCTGCTTGAGATTGCCAGGGCTGCGGCGGCGCGGCCAAAGCTGATTTTGCTCGACGAACCGATGGCCGGCTTAAATACGGAGGAATCGCGCAAAGCGGCGGACGTCATTTCACACATGCGGGAAGAAGGATTTACGTTCTTGTTTGTGGAACATGACATGGAGACGGTCATGTCTTTGGCGGATAAAATTGTCGTGCTTGATCACGGCGAGAAAATTGCCGAAGGCACGCCGGAGGAGATTTCGTGTAACCCGGACGTCATTGCCGCGTATCTCGGAGAGGAGGAAGTGATCTGACATGCTGGAGTTGCAAGGCATTCATACGTATCATGACTACCTCCACGTTTTGAAAGGCATTGACTTGCGTGTTGAGCAAGGAGAAATATTCGCGATTCTCGGGTCGAACGGTGCCGGAAAAAGCACGCTGCTCGGCACGATTGCGGGCATTTACAAGCCGCGCCAAGGCACGATTCGGTTTGACGGTGAAGATGTGACGAAGCTGTCGGCTCAGGCGATGGTTCGCAAAGGGATCA
It encodes the following:
- a CDS encoding branched-chain amino acid ABC transporter permease; amino-acid sequence: MAKAIRNIYNRSLTGPLLVCLFLALLPVGFPSNYILSILIIVAFYTIVGTGLTLLMGYAGQISLGHAAFYGIGSYTSAILSAHAGLSPWLAMLAGMVLSALVAFIVGIPTLKLKEHYLALATLGFGVIVFVFFKELDGLTGGLNGFFGIPSISLFGFPFDNDFRFYYLIWTLAMLGIIFARNVVQSRVGRALQAVKDSETAANSLGVPAQKYKLQIFVLSAVYASVAGSLYAHYVSFINPELFNVKTSLDFLIMVVIGGSGMVWGGVIGAAVFVILGEILKEILPYFTDASGEFQIVLFGVLLVVILIYMPRGLGPMVVQTAKNRLRFGKRKAAAASGGDRSA
- a CDS encoding ABC transporter ATP-binding protein; the encoded protein is MIEVLEVRGLSKFFGGVSAVDDVSFTVHPGEIVALIGPNGAGKTTLFNVVSGIFPPSAGEVVFADQTITKKKTHEIAQLGITRTFQNLQVFNGMTVVENVMAGQHILLKSGIFSSGFRLKKVYREEQETLAEALNWLERVGLRDYAYQHAETLPYGNQRLLEIARAAAARPKLILLDEPMAGLNTEESRKAADVISHMREEGFTFLFVEHDMETVMSLADKIVVLDHGEKIAEGTPEEISCNPDVIAAYLGEEEVI